The following proteins are co-located in the candidate division WOR-3 bacterium genome:
- the queG gene encoding tRNA epoxyqueuosine(34) reductase QueG, which yields MEFRIIPPPDLSKEIAFYEKWLEIGYNGEMEYLKRGLERRRRTFPEWVKSILVVRASYNDINWDGVEVEGKVMISKYAIRMDYHRVLKTRIAEILSELESKHKGIAYKIFVDSSPVLEKPIAKNAGFGFIGYNTLLLDPERGSYFNLGGAFLNVDLSDSIGNIDTTLCLGCNLCVESCPTKAIVEPGVLDASKCISYLTVEYKGVIPKDLAVRMQSWVFGCDVCQEVCPLNKKAKLTEVYSPYKKELVAPSVEYLLSLDEEGFRRLFDNTPVLRTGYARFLRNVIVAAFNLGYYNLLYNMYKSGKLQKERLWILQLKELGVLNEHREY from the coding sequence ATGGAATTTCGAATAATTCCGCCTCCAGACTTATCGAAAGAAATCGCTTTTTATGAAAAATGGCTCGAGATAGGGTATAACGGTGAGATGGAATATCTTAAGAGGGGGCTTGAAAGAAGAAGAAGAACCTTTCCAGAGTGGGTTAAATCCATTCTCGTTGTAAGGGCCTCTTATAATGATATCAATTGGGATGGAGTAGAGGTCGAAGGAAAGGTTATGATTTCTAAGTATGCAATTCGTATGGACTACCATAGGGTTTTGAAAACTCGCATAGCTGAGATTTTATCTGAGCTTGAATCAAAACATAAGGGCATTGCTTACAAGATATTTGTAGACAGTTCGCCGGTGCTTGAAAAACCAATTGCCAAAAATGCGGGGTTTGGTTTTATTGGATACAATACGTTACTTTTAGATCCTGAACGGGGCTCATATTTCAACCTCGGAGGTGCTTTCCTCAACGTCGATTTGTCTGATAGCATCGGTAATATTGATACCACTTTGTGCTTAGGTTGCAACTTGTGTGTTGAGTCCTGCCCCACAAAGGCCATAGTAGAACCGGGTGTGCTTGACGCCTCTAAGTGTATAAGTTACTTAACGGTTGAATATAAGGGAGTAATACCCAAGGATCTCGCTGTAAGAATGCAGAGTTGGGTTTTTGGCTGTGATGTATGTCAAGAGGTATGCCCATTGAATAAGAAGGCAAAACTTACGGAAGTTTACTCTCCATATAAAAAAGAATTAGTTGCCCCATCTGTTGAGTATCTTTTAAGTCTCGATGAGGAGGGCTTCAGAAGGTTATTTGATAATACCCCCGTGTTGAGAACGGGGTATGCGAGGTTTTTGCGAAATGTTATCGTTGCAGCATTCAATTTGGGCTATTACAACCTATTATATAATATGTATAAGAGTGGAAAGCTTCAAAAGGAGAGGTTGTGGATTTTACAGCTTAAAGAGCTTGGAGTCCTAAATGAACATCGAGAGTATTAA
- the zapA gene encoding cell division protein ZapA yields the protein MPDLFSNVRGKRQIRFKNMEFEIFCDKEDEAILDEVVNFVESRFKEEEERLSRMRLDIDWATVLVNVIFDVAYRYLILKKDSDKLIESVKFNIHRIDAKLGGPQNA from the coding sequence ATGCCTGATTTGTTTAGCAACGTTCGTGGCAAGAGGCAAATTAGATTTAAAAATATGGAATTTGAAATTTTTTGTGATAAGGAAGATGAGGCCATTTTAGACGAGGTTGTTAATTTCGTTGAGAGCAGATTTAAGGAAGAGGAAGAAAGACTCTCAAGGATGAGGCTTGACATCGATTGGGCTACTGTGCTGGTGAATGTGATTTTTGATGTTGCATATCGGTACCTCATCCTTAAGAAAGATAGCGATAAGCTGATCGAAAGCGTAAAGTTTAACATCCACAGAATAGATGCGAAACTTGGAGGGCCTCAGAATGCATAA
- the rny gene encoding ribonuclease Y: MMGIIFGIVGILVGFGFGFAYFKGIYKKKLEEALGTAEGIIEKAQKEAEEIKREAENQAKEYWMKERKKFEKEAFEAKKELEKTSKRLIEKEQAIDKKAEQLTRREIALKQLESELKEREKAIQAKEERLDKLNEEAARKLEEIARLTREEAKQELLKSLEQQVRYEAAQLMYKIREEAKEKAEKEAKELVLHAIQRVATVVTQESTTSIVPIPSDDLKGRIIGREGRNIKTFESITGVEVIIDDTPEAVILSSFDPIRREKARLTLEKLIQDGRIHPARIEEIYAQVEAEFEEHLKKIGEDATLELGLSGFHPELLKQIGKMKFRTSYGQNLLQHSMEVAYIAGIMASELGLSVQYARRAGLLHDIGKTADESFEGPHALIGAQIAKRLGENDLVVNAIASHHGEESPKSPIAVIVQAADAISGSRPGARRESIEAYLKRIEKLEQIALSFPGVEKAYALQAGREIRIIVEAQKVSDTEAFDIARQVAQRIEGEVEFPGQIKVVVIRETRAVEYAR; encoded by the coding sequence ATGATGGGAATAATTTTCGGAATTGTAGGAATTTTGGTCGGTTTTGGGTTTGGTTTTGCCTACTTTAAAGGGATTTATAAGAAGAAGTTGGAGGAAGCCCTTGGTACAGCTGAGGGTATAATTGAAAAGGCCCAGAAGGAAGCTGAAGAGATTAAGAGAGAGGCTGAAAACCAGGCAAAAGAATACTGGATGAAGGAAAGAAAGAAGTTTGAGAAAGAAGCCTTTGAGGCTAAAAAAGAACTGGAGAAAACTTCTAAAAGGTTGATCGAAAAGGAACAGGCTATCGACAAAAAAGCCGAACAATTAACAAGAAGAGAAATTGCACTTAAACAGCTGGAAAGTGAGCTCAAAGAGAGGGAAAAGGCTATTCAGGCGAAGGAAGAAAGACTGGACAAGCTCAATGAAGAGGCGGCGAGAAAGCTGGAGGAGATTGCAAGGCTTACAAGAGAGGAAGCAAAACAGGAACTTCTTAAAAGTTTGGAGCAACAGGTAAGATATGAAGCAGCCCAGTTAATGTACAAGATAAGAGAAGAGGCAAAGGAAAAAGCAGAAAAGGAAGCAAAGGAGTTAGTCCTTCACGCAATTCAGCGAGTTGCCACTGTGGTTACTCAGGAAAGTACGACAAGTATTGTCCCCATTCCTTCTGATGATTTGAAAGGTAGAATCATTGGTAGGGAAGGTAGAAATATAAAGACCTTTGAGTCAATTACAGGAGTTGAGGTAATAATCGACGATACGCCAGAGGCTGTTATCTTGTCTTCCTTTGACCCCATAAGGAGGGAGAAGGCAAGACTCACCCTCGAAAAGTTAATACAGGATGGAAGAATACACCCGGCAAGGATTGAGGAAATTTACGCTCAGGTGGAGGCAGAGTTTGAAGAGCATTTAAAAAAGATTGGTGAAGATGCCACATTAGAGCTTGGGCTTTCCGGATTCCACCCAGAACTATTAAAACAGATTGGAAAGATGAAATTCAGAACGAGCTATGGCCAGAATCTCTTGCAGCATTCTATGGAAGTTGCTTATATAGCAGGTATTATGGCCAGTGAATTAGGACTTTCGGTTCAATATGCACGAAGGGCCGGGCTTCTTCACGATATTGGAAAGACAGCCGACGAGAGCTTTGAAGGTCCTCATGCATTGATTGGTGCTCAAATTGCAAAGAGGCTTGGTGAGAACGACCTCGTAGTGAATGCCATAGCTTCCCATCACGGTGAAGAATCTCCTAAAAGCCCTATTGCAGTTATTGTACAGGCAGCTGACGCGATCTCCGGTTCAAGACCGGGTGCCAGAAGAGAGAGTATCGAAGCTTACTTGAAGAGGATTGAAAAGTTGGAACAGATTGCATTAAGTTTTCCAGGGGTTGAAAAGGCATATGCATTGCAGGCTGGAAGGGAAATAAGAATCATTGTGGAGGCCCAAAAGGTTTCCGATACAGAGGCCTTCGATATAGCAAGGCAGGTTGCACAAAGAATCGAGGGAGAGGTTGAATTTCCTGGGCAGATTAAAGTAGTGGTGATCAGGGAAACTCGGGCAGTGGAGTATGCGCGATGA
- a CDS encoding TIGR00282 family metallophosphoesterase translates to MTILFIGDIVGSQGRDVVKNLLPKLKEEFKVDFVIANGENLAGGIGITEKSALEVKRAGVDVLTGGNHIWDRREGIPFVESTDWVIRPLNYPPGTPGRGYGLFEVKGYKLLVFNLLGRVFMEPYDCPFRVADDFLKQHREKIVILDFHAEATSEKVSLAHYLDGRVSIVVGTHTHVQTSDARILPGGTGYITDAGMTGGLGGVIGVKKELFIRRFLTQMPVGFEPEESEPGLEGVVAKIDENTGKCIEISAIRRYL, encoded by the coding sequence ATTACAATTTTGTTTATCGGTGATATCGTTGGCAGTCAAGGGCGTGATGTTGTTAAGAACCTTCTTCCAAAACTCAAGGAAGAATTTAAGGTAGATTTTGTTATTGCGAACGGTGAAAATCTTGCAGGTGGAATTGGAATAACCGAAAAATCGGCTTTAGAAGTAAAGAGAGCGGGGGTTGATGTTCTCACTGGTGGTAATCATATCTGGGACAGAAGGGAGGGAATTCCCTTTGTTGAGTCTACGGATTGGGTTATAAGGCCACTAAACTACCCGCCGGGGACACCAGGACGAGGCTATGGACTTTTTGAGGTTAAAGGCTATAAATTGCTTGTTTTCAACCTCCTTGGTAGGGTATTTATGGAACCGTACGATTGCCCCTTTAGAGTGGCTGATGATTTTTTGAAACAACACAGAGAAAAAATAGTTATTCTTGATTTTCACGCTGAGGCAACCTCCGAAAAGGTGAGCCTTGCTCATTATCTGGATGGAAGAGTTTCTATAGTGGTTGGGACGCATACTCATGTTCAGACTTCAGATGCCAGGATACTACCCGGAGGAACAGGTTACATCACCGATGCTGGGATGACCGGAGGGCTTGGGGGTGTTATTGGTGTTAAAAAAGAGCTTTTTATACGCAGATTTTTAACCCAGATGCCCGTTGGTTTTGAGCCAGAAGAATCGGAACCGGGACTGGAGGGCGTTGTTGCAAAAATAGATGAAAACACAGGGAAATGTATTGAGATATCGGCTATAAGAAGATACCTTTGA
- a CDS encoding replication-associated recombination protein A: MQFEIFENKNKDFLPLSVRLAPQTLEEFVGQEHLVGNGKPLRVLIENGRLKSSIFFGPPGCGKTALARIVANFVKTKFEEVNAAKIKPSEIKNLVDHLTGYYKATGKPAVLYLDEIHRLNRLHQEFFLPFTEDGSLILIASTTHNPYFAISSALLSRSMLFEFKPLSEEEILEILKRASSLIFEEYRIETAENVLLRISQMADGDARRALNILETALLVAINQRLFQIDMELIQEIMPHRAYTLTEDEHYDMISALIKSIRGSDPDAAVYWLVRLLEQGEDPLYIIRRLFVHACEDIGLEDPEAIRVVSACKEGFEMVGRPEGDIILTFAVLYLALAKKSNAVIRTLAKAREIVEETGKLPVPLHLMDSHYQGAKRLGRGMGYVYPYGKNRGVKQDYLPDKIKGIKIFQREEEQ; encoded by the coding sequence TTGCAGTTTGAGATTTTTGAAAATAAGAATAAGGATTTTTTGCCACTTTCCGTTAGGCTTGCGCCACAGACACTGGAGGAGTTTGTTGGACAGGAGCACCTGGTGGGGAATGGTAAACCCCTCAGGGTCCTCATTGAAAATGGAAGGCTAAAGAGTTCCATTTTTTTTGGACCTCCTGGATGTGGCAAGACAGCCTTAGCCAGGATAGTTGCCAATTTTGTCAAGACAAAATTTGAAGAAGTTAATGCAGCAAAAATAAAGCCTTCCGAAATCAAGAATCTTGTCGATCACCTTACTGGATACTATAAGGCAACTGGAAAGCCTGCAGTTTTATATTTAGATGAAATCCACAGACTAAACAGGCTTCACCAGGAGTTTTTCTTGCCTTTTACAGAGGATGGAAGTCTTATTTTAATTGCATCCACCACTCATAATCCTTACTTTGCAATTTCTTCTGCTCTCTTATCCAGATCAATGCTCTTTGAATTTAAGCCACTAAGTGAAGAGGAAATTTTGGAGATTTTAAAGCGTGCCAGTAGCTTAATTTTTGAGGAGTATAGAATTGAGACAGCCGAGAATGTTCTTTTGAGAATTTCGCAGATGGCCGATGGCGATGCTCGCAGAGCCCTTAACATTTTGGAAACTGCTTTACTCGTGGCAATAAATCAGAGATTATTCCAAATAGATATGGAGCTTATTCAGGAAATTATGCCTCACAGGGCTTACACCCTCACTGAGGATGAGCATTATGATATGATCTCCGCCCTTATCAAATCCATAAGGGGTTCAGACCCCGATGCGGCGGTATATTGGCTGGTTAGATTGTTAGAACAGGGGGAGGACCCTCTTTATATTATTAGAAGGTTATTTGTTCATGCCTGTGAAGATATCGGGCTTGAGGATCCAGAGGCAATAAGGGTTGTGAGCGCCTGTAAAGAGGGTTTTGAGATGGTGGGAAGACCAGAAGGGGATATTATTTTAACCTTTGCAGTTTTATATTTGGCGTTGGCTAAGAAATCTAACGCTGTTATAAGAACCCTTGCAAAGGCAAGGGAAATTGTAGAAGAAACAGGAAAATTGCCTGTCCCCCTCCATCTAATGGATTCCCACTATCAGGGAGCCAAAAGGCTTGGCAGAGGCATGGGATACGTATACCCATACGGTAAAAATCGAGGAGTGAAGCAGGATTACCTGCCAGATAAAATAAAAGGTATAAAGATCTTTCAGAGGGAGGAAGAACAATGA
- the pheT gene encoding phenylalanine--tRNA ligase subunit beta translates to MRVTYNILKEYLPDLKLSPYELRDLFPYMGIEVEEFRYIGEGLDGYLYSGVIEEVSEIKDAPGYRHLKVSIGDKKIDVVSTAPNVRKGLKVVVALPGAVVKGNAIKEREIKGIVSQGNLLSLEEMGFEIDSEGVFELPEDFPIGVSPIEYLGLKDWLYDLYIFPNRPDLLGIIGLAHEISAHTGNQIHWHKFGVEEDCNEVFAVEVLDPDGCPVYSARIVKNVKVGQSPFELQRKLSLLGQRPINNIVDITNYVMFELGQPIHAFDLNKVKERIVVRRAKEGEKILCLDGAVRELNPEVLVIADAEVPIAIAGIIGGEEASVTEDTREIIIESAYFDRVRIRKAVQMLGITTESSRRFERGGDPGIPEVASKRVAYLVKEIAGGEVCKINLVQGKTFEQKKITLYFKDLNRIVGEVLNPEEVKRIVERLGFAVHKKEDHLVISVPSRRRDIEVWEDIAEEVLKIYGYDRVKPNAESCGEFTGKKQKILDRVVKANLILSGFTEVKNIEFVSPDELIALGEREEFFVRIQNPIHSELSVLRTSLIPGLLKVASLNLRRGVEYLKIFEVGKVFFWRGKDELPEEVMKVGLCVAGKIPKTWDRPEREVDIYDLLVGFESLKGVFSENLVLEQRDLRFQGLSSGGVVLKGDDVIGYVGEVSARVKKMFDIKVPVFVMQLDLSKLTPKEPKYSGLPAYPSTSRDISVVLRVNESIKEILEVAKDIFGELLEEFRVLDIFEGNPIPVGKKSVTLRFILRSKDRTLTQEEVDIKFNNLTSLLIEKGYEIRGLNA, encoded by the coding sequence ATGAGAGTTACTTACAATATCTTAAAAGAGTATCTTCCGGATTTAAAACTTTCACCCTACGAGTTAAGAGACCTCTTCCCTTACATGGGGATTGAGGTGGAGGAGTTTAGGTATATAGGCGAAGGGCTTGATGGATACTTATACAGTGGTGTTATTGAAGAGGTCTCGGAAATAAAGGATGCACCAGGATATCGGCATCTTAAAGTCTCCATAGGTGATAAAAAGATTGACGTAGTTTCAACTGCACCAAATGTTAGGAAAGGGCTGAAAGTTGTTGTGGCTTTGCCCGGTGCAGTAGTGAAGGGGAACGCAATAAAAGAAAGGGAGATTAAAGGTATTGTCTCCCAGGGCAATTTATTATCCCTCGAAGAAATGGGATTTGAGATTGATTCAGAGGGTGTGTTTGAACTACCCGAAGATTTTCCCATTGGTGTTTCTCCTATAGAGTACCTGGGATTAAAGGATTGGTTGTACGACCTTTACATTTTCCCTAATAGACCTGATCTCCTTGGAATCATTGGATTGGCTCATGAGATATCGGCCCATACGGGTAATCAAATTCACTGGCACAAATTTGGTGTTGAAGAGGACTGTAACGAAGTTTTTGCTGTCGAAGTGTTAGATCCAGATGGATGCCCAGTTTATTCAGCGAGGATTGTCAAAAATGTGAAAGTTGGCCAGTCACCCTTCGAGTTGCAAAGAAAGCTGAGTTTACTGGGGCAAAGGCCTATAAACAATATTGTCGACATCACCAATTATGTGATGTTTGAACTCGGTCAGCCCATTCACGCCTTCGATCTTAATAAGGTCAAGGAAAGGATTGTTGTGAGAAGGGCTAAGGAAGGTGAAAAAATTCTCTGCCTTGATGGGGCAGTGAGAGAGCTAAATCCCGAGGTGTTAGTGATTGCCGATGCAGAGGTACCAATAGCTATTGCTGGTATAATTGGTGGGGAAGAGGCCAGTGTTACTGAGGATACAAGGGAGATCATCATTGAAAGCGCATATTTTGATAGAGTAAGGATCAGAAAGGCTGTTCAGATGCTTGGTATTACGACGGAATCATCGAGGCGCTTTGAGAGAGGTGGAGACCCTGGAATACCAGAAGTTGCGTCAAAGCGTGTCGCCTATTTGGTCAAGGAGATTGCGGGGGGAGAGGTTTGTAAAATTAACTTGGTTCAGGGCAAAACTTTTGAACAGAAAAAAATTACCCTCTACTTTAAAGACCTTAATAGGATAGTCGGTGAAGTATTAAACCCGGAAGAAGTGAAGCGGATAGTTGAAAGGCTTGGTTTTGCCGTTCATAAGAAAGAAGACCATCTCGTGATATCAGTGCCATCGAGGCGCAGGGACATCGAAGTGTGGGAAGATATAGCAGAAGAGGTTCTTAAAATTTATGGATACGACCGGGTCAAACCCAATGCGGAGAGCTGTGGCGAGTTTACCGGGAAGAAGCAAAAAATCCTTGATAGAGTGGTAAAGGCGAATCTTATTCTAAGCGGCTTTACAGAGGTTAAAAACATTGAATTTGTTTCCCCAGATGAGCTTATAGCTTTGGGAGAACGGGAAGAATTTTTTGTGAGGATTCAGAACCCAATCCACAGCGAACTTTCAGTTTTAAGAACTTCGCTTATACCTGGGCTTTTAAAAGTGGCCTCCCTGAATTTAAGAAGAGGTGTGGAGTATTTAAAAATCTTTGAGGTTGGTAAAGTTTTCTTCTGGCGAGGGAAGGATGAGCTCCCTGAGGAAGTGATGAAGGTTGGCCTTTGCGTAGCAGGTAAAATTCCAAAGACTTGGGATAGACCAGAGAGGGAAGTGGATATTTACGATCTCCTCGTTGGGTTTGAGTCTTTAAAGGGCGTTTTTTCAGAAAATCTTGTTTTAGAACAGAGAGATTTGAGGTTTCAGGGTCTTTCTTCTGGTGGCGTAGTTTTGAAGGGTGACGATGTAATTGGATACGTGGGTGAAGTCTCAGCAAGAGTGAAGAAGATGTTTGACATCAAGGTGCCCGTTTTTGTGATGCAGCTGGACCTTTCAAAACTGACTCCGAAGGAGCCCAAATACTCTGGCCTTCCTGCCTATCCTTCAACCAGTAGGGATATTTCAGTGGTCCTGAGAGTTAATGAATCTATAAAGGAAATCCTTGAAGTTGCAAAAGATATCTTCGGCGAATTGCTTGAAGAGTTCAGAGTCCTTGACATCTTTGAGGGAAACCCCATTCCAGTGGGTAAGAAGAGTGTAACTTTGCGATTTATTTTGCGCTCAAAGGATAGGACTTTGACGCAAGAGGAAGTGGACATAAAGTTCAATAATCTCACCTCTCTTTTGATAGAAAAAGGCTACGAAATCAGGGGGTTGAATGCCTGA